In one window of Escherichia coli DSM 30083 = JCM 1649 = ATCC 11775 DNA:
- the deoA gene encoding thymidine phosphorylase, producing the protein MFLAQEIIRKKRDGHALSDEEIRFFINGIRDNTISEGQIAALAMTIFFHDMTMPERVSLTMAMRDSGTVLDWKSLHLNGPIVDKHSTGGVGDVTSLMLGPMVAACGGYIPMISGRGLGHTGGTLDKLESIPGFDIFPDDNRFREIIKDVGVAIIGQTSSLAPADKRFYATRDITATVDSIPLITASILAKKLAEGLDALVMDVKVGSGAFMPTYELSEALAEAIVGVANGAGVRTTALLTDMNQVLASSAGNAVEVREAVQFLTGEYPNPRLFDVTMALCVEMLISGKLAKDDAEARAKLQAVLDNGKAAEVFGRMVAAQKGPTDFVENYAKYLPTAMLTKAVYADTEGFVSEMDTRALGMAVVAMGGGRRQASDTIDYSVGFTDMARLGDQVDGQRPLAVIHAKDENNWQEAAKAVKAAIKLADKAPESTPTVYRRISE; encoded by the coding sequence TTGTTTCTCGCACAAGAAATTATTCGTAAAAAACGTGATGGTCATGCGCTGAGCGATGAAGAAATTCGTTTCTTTATCAACGGTATTCGCGACAACACTATCTCCGAAGGGCAGATTGCCGCCCTCGCGATGACCATTTTCTTCCACGATATGACAATGCCTGAGCGTGTCTCGCTGACCATGGCGATGCGAGATTCAGGAACCGTTCTCGACTGGAAAAGCCTGCATCTGAATGGCCCGATTGTTGATAAACACTCCACCGGTGGCGTCGGCGATGTGACTTCGCTGATGTTGGGGCCGATGGTCGCAGCCTGCGGCGGCTATATTCCGATGATCTCTGGTCGCGGCCTCGGTCATACTGGCGGTACGCTCGACAAACTGGAATCCATCCCTGGCTTCGACATTTTCCCGGATGACAACCGTTTCCGCGAAATTATTAAAGACGTCGGCGTGGCGATTATCGGTCAGACCAGTTCACTGGCTCCGGCTGATAAACGTTTCTACGCGACCCGTGATATTACCGCAACCGTGGACTCCATCCCGCTGATCACCGCCTCTATTCTGGCGAAGAAACTTGCGGAAGGTCTGGACGCGCTGGTGATGGACGTGAAAGTGGGTAGCGGCGCGTTTATGCCGACCTACGAACTCTCTGAAGCCCTTGCCGAAGCGATTGTTGGCGTGGCTAACGGCGCTGGCGTGCGCACCACCGCGCTGCTCACCGACATGAATCAGGTACTGGCCTCCAGTGCAGGTAACGCGGTTGAAGTTCGTGAAGCGGTGCAGTTCCTGACGGGTGAATATCCTAACCCGCGTCTGTTTGATGTCACGATGGCGCTGTGCGTGGAGATGCTGATCTCCGGCAAACTGGCGAAAGATGACGCCGAAGCGCGCGCGAAATTGCAGGCGGTGCTGGACAACGGTAAAGCGGCAGAAGTCTTTGGTCGTATGGTAGCGGCACAAAAAGGCCCGACCGACTTCGTTGAGAACTACGCGAAGTATCTGCCGACAGCGATGCTGACGAAAGCAGTCTATGCTGATACCGAAGGTTTTGTCAGTGAAATGGATACCCGCGCGCTGGGGATGGCAGTGGTTGCAATGGGCGGCGGACGCCGTCAGGCATCTGACACCATCGATTACAGCGTCGGCTTTACTGATATGGCGCGTCTGGGCGACCAGGTAGACGGTCAGCGTCCGCTGGCGGTTATCCACGCGAAAGACGAAAACAACTGGCAGGAAGCGGCGAAAGCGGTGAAAGCGGCAATTAAACTTGCCGATAAAGCACCGGAAAGCACACCAACTGTCTATCGCCGTATCAGCGAATAA
- the deoC gene encoding deoxyribose-phosphate aldolase, which translates to MTDLKASSLRALKLMDLTTLNDDDTDEKVIALCHQAKTPVGNTAAICIYPRFIPIARKTLKEQGTPEIRIATVTNFPHGNDDIDIALAETRAAIAYGADEVDVVFPYRALMAGNEQVGFDLVKACKEACAAANVLLKVIIETGELKDEALIRKASEISIKAGADFIKTSTGKVAVNATPESARIMMEVIRDMGVEKTVGFKPAGGVRTAEDAQKYLAIADELFGADWADARHYRFGASSLLASLLKALGHGDGKSASSY; encoded by the coding sequence ATGACTGATCTGAAAGCAAGCAGCCTGCGTGCACTGAAATTGATGGACCTGACCACCCTGAATGACGACGACACCGACGAGAAAGTGATCGCCCTGTGTCATCAGGCCAAAACTCCGGTCGGCAATACCGCCGCTATCTGTATCTATCCTCGCTTTATCCCGATTGCTCGCAAAACTCTGAAAGAGCAGGGCACCCCGGAAATCCGTATCGCTACGGTAACCAACTTCCCACACGGTAACGACGACATCGACATCGCGCTGGCAGAAACCCGTGCGGCAATCGCCTACGGTGCTGATGAAGTTGACGTTGTGTTCCCGTACCGCGCGCTGATGGCGGGTAACGAGCAGGTTGGTTTTGACCTGGTGAAAGCCTGTAAAGAGGCTTGCGCGGCAGCGAATGTACTGCTGAAAGTGATCATCGAAACCGGCGAACTGAAAGACGAAGCGCTGATCCGTAAAGCGTCTGAAATCTCCATCAAAGCGGGTGCGGACTTCATCAAAACCTCTACCGGTAAAGTGGCTGTGAACGCGACGCCGGAAAGCGCGCGCATCATGATGGAAGTGATCCGTGATATGGGCGTAGAAAAAACCGTTGGTTTCAAACCGGCGGGCGGCGTGCGTACTGCGGAAGATGCGCAGAAATATCTCGCCATTGCAGATGAACTGTTCGGTGCTGACTGGGCAGATGCGCGTCACTACCGCTTTGGCGCTTCCAGCCTGCTGGCAAGCCTGCTGAAAGCGCTGGGTCACGGCGACGGTAAGAGCGCCAGCAGCTACTAA
- the yjjI gene encoding YjjI family glycine radical enzyme, protein MPTSHENALQQRCQQIVTSPVLSPEQKRHFLALEAENNLPYPQLPAEARRALDEGVICDMFEGHAPYKPRYVLPDYARFLANGSEWLELEGAKDLDDALSLLTILYHHVPSVTSMPVYLGQLDALLQPYVRILTQDEIDVRIKRFWRYLDRTLPDAFMHANIGPSDSPITRAILRADAELKQVSPNLTFIYDPEITPDDLLLEVAKNICECSKPHIANGPVHDKIFTKGGYGIVSCYNSLPLAGGGSTLVRLNLKAIAERSESLDDFFTRTLPHYCQQQIAIIDARCEFLYQQSHFFENSFLVKEGLINPERFVPMFGMYGLAEAVNLLCEKEGIAARYGKEAAANEVGYRISAQLAEFVANTPVKYGWQKRAMLHAQSGISSDIGTTPGARLPYGDEPDPITHLQTVAPHHAYYYSGISDILTLDETIKRNPQALVQLCLGAFKAGMREFTANVSGNDLVRVTGYMVRLSDLEKYRAEGSRTNTTWLGEEAARNTRILERQPRVISHEQQMRFSQ, encoded by the coding sequence ATGCCCACTTCTCATGAAAATGCACTGCAACAACGTTGCCAGCAAATTGTCACCAGCCCAGTGCTTAGCCCGGAGCAGAAGCGCCATTTTCTGGCACTGGAAGCAGAAAACAATCTGCCTTACCCACAGCTTCCTGCCGAAGCCCGCCGCGCGCTGGATGAAGGTGTAATCTGCGATATGTTTGAAGGTCATGCGCCGTACAAACCGCGCTATGTCTTACCCGATTACGCCCGTTTTCTGGCGAACGGTTCCGAATGGCTGGAGCTGGAAGGCGCGAAAGATCTTGATGACGCACTCTCTCTGCTGACCATTCTTTACCACCACGTACCGTCGGTCACATCGATGCCGGTCTACCTGGGGCAACTGGATGCGTTGTTGCAACCGTATGTTAGAATTCTAACACAAGACGAGATCGATGTTCGAATAAAACGTTTCTGGCGTTACCTCGACAGAACCCTGCCAGACGCCTTTATGCACGCCAATATCGGCCCGTCTGATTCGCCCATTACCCGCGCGATCTTACGTGCAGATGCAGAGTTGAAGCAGGTTTCACCGAACCTGACCTTTATCTACGATCCTGAAATCACCCCTGATGACCTGCTGCTGGAAGTGGCGAAGAACATCTGTGAATGTAGCAAACCGCACATCGCCAACGGTCCGGTGCATGATAAAATTTTCACAAAAGGGGGCTACGGGATTGTGAGCTGTTACAACTCACTGCCGCTGGCGGGTGGTGGCAGCACGCTGGTACGCCTTAACCTGAAAGCCATTGCCGAGCGCAGCGAATCGCTGGATGACTTCTTTACGCGCACTCTACCGCACTACTGCCAGCAGCAGATCGCCATCATCGATGCGCGGTGTGAATTCCTCTATCAACAATCACACTTCTTTGAGAATAGCTTCCTGGTGAAAGAAGGGCTGATTAACCCTGAACGTTTTGTGCCAATGTTTGGCATGTATGGGCTGGCGGAAGCGGTTAACTTGCTGTGTGAAAAAGAAGGGATTGCCGCGCGCTACGGTAAAGAAGCCGCCGCAAATGAAGTAGGTTATCGCATCAGCGCGCAACTGGCGGAGTTTGTCGCCAATACCCCCGTGAAATATGGCTGGCAAAAACGCGCCATGTTACACGCACAGTCGGGGATCAGTTCCGATATCGGCACCACGCCGGGCGCGCGTTTGCCGTATGGCGATGAGCCAGATCCGATCACCCATCTGCAAACTGTCGCCCCGCATCATGCTTATTATTATTCCGGCATCAGCGACATTCTGACGCTCGACGAAACCATCAAACGTAACCCGCAGGCACTGGTACAGCTTTGCCTCGGTGCCTTTAAAGCCGGAATGCGTGAATTTACCGCCAATGTCAGCGGTAACGATCTGGTTCGCGTTACCGGTTATATGGTGCGTTTGTCGGATTTAGAAAAATATCGCGCCGAAGGTTCACGCACCAACACCACCTGGCTGGGCGAAGAAGCCGCACGCAACACTCGTATTCTGGAACGCCAGCCGCGCGTGATAAGCCATGAACAGCAGATGCGCTTTAGTCAGTAA
- the yjjW gene encoding YjjW family glycine radical enzyme activase, with amino-acid sequence MNSRCALVSKIIPFSCVDGPGSRLALFLQGCNLRCKNCHNPWTMGRCNDCGECVPQCPHQALQIVDGKVVWNAVVCEQCDTCLKRCPQHATPMAQSMSVDEVLSHVRKAVLFIEGITVSGGEATTQLPFVVALFTAIKNDPQLRHLTCLVDSNGMLSETGWEKLLPVCDGAMLDLKAWGSECHQQLTGRDNQQIKRSIYLLAERGKLAELRLLVIPGQVDYLQHIEELAAFIKGLGDVPVRLNAFHAHGVYGEAQSWASATPEDVEPLADALKVRGVSRLIFPALYL; translated from the coding sequence ATGAACAGCAGATGCGCTTTAGTCAGTAAGATTATCCCCTTCTCCTGCGTTGACGGGCCAGGCAGTCGTCTGGCTCTGTTTTTGCAGGGCTGCAATCTGCGCTGCAAAAACTGTCACAATCCGTGGACGATGGGACGTTGCAATGACTGTGGGGAGTGCGTGCCACAGTGTCCGCATCAGGCGTTGCAGATTGTTGACGGCAAAGTGGTGTGGAACGCTGTGGTTTGCGAGCAGTGTGATACCTGCCTGAAGAGGTGTCCGCAACATGCCACGCCCATGGCGCAATCCATGAGCGTGGACGAAGTGCTTAGCCATGTCCGCAAAGCAGTGCTGTTTATCGAAGGGATAACGGTGAGTGGCGGTGAAGCCACGACCCAGCTGCCGTTTGTGGTGGCGCTGTTTACTGCTATCAAAAACGATCCGCAACTGCGCCATCTCACCTGTCTGGTGGACAGTAACGGCATGTTGAGCGAAACCGGCTGGGAAAAATTGCTCCCGGTGTGCGACGGCGCAATGCTCGATCTCAAAGCGTGGGGGAGCGAATGTCATCAACAACTCACCGGACGCGATAATCAGCAGATTAAGCGCAGCATCTATTTGCTGGCAGAGCGCGGCAAGCTGGCGGAACTGCGTTTGCTGGTGATCCCTGGCCAGGTGGATTATTTGCAACACATCGAAGAACTGGCGGCGTTTATCAAGGGACTCGGCGATGTTCCGGTACGCCTGAACGCGTTTCATGCCCACGGCGTGTATGGCGAGGCGCAAAGCTGGGCGAGCGCCACGCCGGAAGACGTTGAGCCGTTGGCTGATGCGTTAAAGGTGCGCGGGGTGAGCCGGTTGATATTTCCGGCGCTCTATTTGTGA